A stretch of Mobula birostris isolate sMobBir1 chromosome 2, sMobBir1.hap1, whole genome shotgun sequence DNA encodes these proteins:
- the pou3f2b gene encoding POU domain, class 3, transcription factor 2, translating into MATTASNHYITSGNILTSNSIVHAEPGSMQQGTAYRDAQKLVQNDYMQSNGHPLSHAHQWLTALSHAEGSPWSAGVAASPLGQQDIKPAVQSGRDELHSGGTLHHRPPHMVHQHGNHHGAWGNTTSAHIPSMASNGQSLIYSQPGFTVNGMINPASTQGMHHGLREGHDDHHHGDHSQHHQQHPPPHHHHPHQHQGHEHSDEDTPTSDDLEQFAKQFKQRRIKLGFTQADVGLALGTLYGNVFSQTTICRFEALQLSFKNMCKLKPLLNKWLEEADSSSGSPTSIDKIAAQGRKRKKRTSIEVSVKGALESHFLKCPKPSAQEISTLADSLQLEKEVVRVWFCNRRQKEKRMTPPGGAHPGAEDVYGSRDTPPSHHGVQTSVQ; encoded by the coding sequence ATGGCGACCACAGCATCTAATCATTACATTACGAGCGGCAACATCCTCACCTCCAACTCCATCGTGCACGCCGAGCCGGGGAGCATGCAACAAGGCACAGCCTACAGGGATGCTCAGAAACTGGTCCAGAACGATTATATGCAGAGCAACGGGCACCCTCTCAGCCATGCTCATCAATGGTTAACGGCGCTCTCGCACGCCGAGGGATCCCCGTGGTCGGCCGGCGTGGCGGCCAGTCCGCTCGGCCAGCAAGACATCAAACCCGCGGTGCAGTCGGGGAGGGACGAACTCCACAGCGGGGGCACCTTGCACCACCGGCCGCCTCATATGGTGCACCAGCATGGGAACCACCACGGAGCGTGGGGCAACACAACTTCAGCTCACATCCCCAGCATGGCATCCAACGGGCAGAGCCTCATCTACTCGCAGCCGGGCTTCACGGTCAACGGCATGATCAACCCGGCTTCGACTCAAGGTATGCACCACGGCTTGAGGGAAGGCCACGACGACCACCACCACGGCGACCACAGCCAGCACCACCAGCAGCACCCGCCGCCGCACCACCACCACCCGCACCAGCACCAGGGTCACGAGCACTCGGACGAGGACACTCCTACCTCGGACGACCTGGAACAGTTCGCCAAGCAGTTCAAGCAGAGGCGGATCAAGCTCGGATTTACCCAGGCCGACGTGGGACTCGCTCTTGGGACGCTGTACGGCAATGTCTTCTCGCAGACTACCATCTGCAGGTTTGAGGCGCTCCAGTTAAGCTTTAAAAACATGTGCAAACTCAAACCGTTGTTGAACAAGTGGCTGGAGGAGGCCGATTCGTCGTCCGGGAGCCCCACCAGCATAGACAAGATCGCTGCCCAGGGCAGGAAGAGGAAAAAGCGGACCTCTATAGAGGTGAGCGTCAAGGGGGCCCTGGAAAGTCATTTTTTGAAGTGCCCAAAGCCCTCGGCCCAGGAGATCTCCACTCTGGCGGACAGTCTGCAGCTGGAGAAAGAGGTGGTTAGGGTTTGGTTTTGTAACAGAAGACAAAAAGAGAAACGGATGACTCCTCCTGGAGGAGCCCACCCCGGAGCCGAGGATGTATATGGGTCCAGGGACACCCCGCCGTCACATCACGGAGTTCAGACTTCTGTACAGTGA